ATCCCAGCTACCCACAATCCCTTACCATAACCGAAGCCGTCACAGCTTGCTGTCGCTAAGGCATTCATAGAACGTAGGTCGATGAATGCTCCCCATAAGCTATTAGGAACTAAAGATGCTTGACGCTCAGGATTAGGAGTGAATCCTGTTTTTGTCCATGTAGCTTTTAGGATTTTCTGTTTATTGGCATCAGCTCCATTTTCCCAAGCCAGTTGCCATGATCCTTGGTAACCGTATTGAGGTTCTGCGTCTCCTCTAAGAGTGAGGTCCAAACCATTGATCGTCGTTTTACTATCTCCTGCTGTAGAAAGAGAAAGCAGATTTATCGTGACGGTATCTTTATTGAAAAGATCGTGATTCTCGTAAGCAGTTCCTGAAACATCGTCTAAGGATACATGCCCAGTTAAAGTTATCGTCCCATCTGTATTTTTTGTTTCAAGTTTCGCCCCCTCACCTTGTTCCGTAAGCGAGCTGATATTGACATGAAGATTTGTTAAGGAAATAACTCCATCAGTATTGGCTTCCTGAGTGGGGGTTCCTCCGCCTCCGCCACCCCCACCAGCTGCTGGTGTTTGATGGGAATGCTCTGTAATTGCTAGAGTAGTTCCATTATCCATTAAAAGAATAGAATCTGTTTCCTGAGTAAAGGAAGCTACAGATAGGCTGGCTTTATCTGCTAGAACAAGCTTCCCGCCACCTAAGATGACTTTTTGATAGATAGTGGATTCAAAATTCGCTGTAGTGCTAGCGCTTTGGCTATCTACATAAGCTCCTGAAAATAGGAGGGTTCCAATATAGTTAGTAAAAGGGGTGGAGGATGTTTTATCTTGGTTGATCGTTAGAGTCTTGTCATTAGTAGGAGCTGTTTCTGGAAGTGTAGTCACAATAGGATCGTAGAAACAGAGTTTATGATCCCCAGAAGCTGCTAGTAACTTAATCGTTGCTCCTTTTGCTAAGGTAACAGCGTTTCTTGTGACAGTAGCGTCATCTTTTTTTAGATTTTCATAGAAAATCATATCGCCGTAGTCAGCAGATAAGGTGAGCTCTCCATTTTCAGGAATGTAGATAGCTCCGCCATCTTTAGCGATGTTGTTTGTAAACATCGTTTTCCCTGAGGAGGTAATGCTGACCTTTTCTCCATAAATCGCTCCGCCTGCAGTTGCGGCAAAGTTATTTGCAAAGAGGATATCTTTTTGATTGGTTATAGTTAATCCTGAGAAGACAGGATTCGTTGTAGGTGGTGGTGGCGGCGGCGGTTGAGTAGGAGTCTGTTGTACACAGAAAATCGCCCCACCTTGTCCTAATACTTCATTAGTATTAGCGACTTCAGGAGATGCGGAGTTATTCTGTATCAGCAATTGCGCATTATTTGAGAAATCGACGTTCCCTTTCGAATAAATCGCTCCGCCAGATTTCGCATTATTGGCATCAAATTGTACTGAGCCATTTTCGGAGAATCTGACGGCAGTATTTACTTGATTTGTTGTTGCAGGATCAACAGCTTGGATAGCTCCTCCGAGTTTCTCAGCAGAGTTAGATCTGAAGAGAATCGAAGGACATTGCGTAACATCTAGGCTTTTAGACGCGTTGATAGCGCCACCGTTGGCTCCGACGTTGCTAAGGAACTGCATGGATTTTTTGATATTGCTAATCCCAGCTGTTTCTACCCATAGGCCACCGCCGCTATCAGCAGCCCTGTTATTTTTAAATAGCACATTCTGAATATTCTCTAGAAATACAGGAGCTTTGGAGTAGAACGCCCCTCCGTTTGGATTTACAGGAGTTGTCGTATTTGGCGCCGTTGTTGTGCGGGCCATTAGGGCTAGGCAGTTAGAAAAGGAGAGGGTGTTCACTCCTTTAATCGTATAAGGGAACGATTCAGGAGTTGTTGTAGGAATAGAGCTTAGGGCAGCACCGTTTGCCGACGTGCGAAGGTTTGTAAAGGTTAGATTGTGGTTTCTCCCCACAATTGTCATGGATCCTGCAGAGTTGAAAAAGCAACTTGAAGGCGTTGCTACCATGGAGTTATCAAGATTTAAAAGATTTAAATTTCCTGACAGTATTGCCGTTGTTCCTTCAGGATTGGATGTAATCGTATAGGGGAACGTTTCTCTAAGGTTCCCATCATAAGTTCCATTAGGGACTACGACTTCCAAAGAAAAGGCTTGGAATGAGTATGGAAGTGTTAGCGTTGTTGAAATTAGAAACTTACGAAGAGACGCTTTCATTTGCTGAAGAGGATGCAACAAGATGATTTAGCTAATAAATAAAAAGTATTAAAAGAGCAATAGGTTACGAAAGCATTTGCATGAAACGCCTAGCATTAAAAGCTTTATCTTATTTGATAGTTTCCCGTATAAATAAGACTTTTTTCCTCTAAAGATAGGACAATCAAGACTCGAAGAAATTCAGAAATTTTTTTTTAAAAATATTTTCTGAATTTCTTAAGAAAGCCATGTTTTTTAGATCGTATCTCTTAAAATAAGAACTGACTGCCGATATCTCCTGAATAGTACTGTGAGGATTTACGTATCTCTGCGCAGCATTTTGAAAATAGCGTGATGTTCTCTAAAATAGCACAATGCATCGATAGTTGTGCTGCTAGTGCTTGTCTTTCTAGGTTTGTTCCTGAGGTTTCCCATATAGCGAAAGGTTCATAAGTAGCAGTAATTGTAGAACAGGGATTTTGACGGTATAGATCTGCAATGAACGCTACAGAGGTTGCATAGAAAATCGGCCATTGTGAGGTATGTCCTTCCAAACGTATGCCCACAGGGAGGGAGATATTTCCTAATTTACTGCTGGTAATTTCATGTTTTTTCTCTCCTTCTTCTTTAAATTTCCTTTGATAAGCATAGACTCCTTGGAGATTCATAAAGGGGAGGATATGATGAAAGATATTATGTTCTTCATAGAAATCAAAGGATAAAGAAGATCCTAATTCAGCACCTATACAATGGGTATTCCAATATCCATGGGTAATTTCTGAAGATTTTCGTGATATTGTGAGTTTGTTTTTACTATGGCTGTAGGTGGCTTGAATATTTAAAATTAGAGGGATATCTGAGGAAATCTTTGATAAAAATTCAGGACGAACCCATAGGTTCCCTAGAGACCAATTTAAAATGGGTTGAACAGGGATGCTATGTTGGGCATATACGGATCCTGCCAGGATATGTTCATGATTTTTTGCTAGGGAGGCATCTTTAGAAACCCCGAACATTTGGAAAAAGCCTAGGCTAAAAATATCTTTAGAGGGAGTTTGTTGTGAGAGTCCTAAAGCATAGCCGCCACTAGTATGACGGAATCCGCGGTTATCTTTATGGTGGTCTTTATGGAAATAGTTAGAGACTTCTGCAGCCCATAGGCCATTGTGGTATAAGCTGCCGTCAGAGACAGTATCCATAAGGTTGTGGATACCACGAATATCTACAAAAGCATTCCATAAGCTATTGGGAACTAAAGAATTCCCTTGAGTGTCAATAAGACGGGGGCGGTAGTGTTTAGGCGTCCATATCAGCTGGGCCGTTTTCTCAGCATTATTTGCTAAGCGCGTGCTTATCTGTTGCGAGGGGGTGTCTAGCCATTGAAGATCCCAGGATCCTTGATAGCCATAAGGATTCGTGGGAACATGTAGATGATCAATTTTAATACGTATATCTTCTAATTCTCGAGCTTCAATATGAATTAAGGGAACTTTTACAGGATTAGCTAGCTCTAGATTTTCATAAAAATCTTCATCTTCAAAATCGATATTTATAGATCCTGATAGGGAAAATATTTTATCTTGTGAGAGGAGGATAATTTGCCCAGGCTGACGAGAGGACAACGAATTATATTTCCGTTTAGATTCCTTGGGACGCAAAACTAAAGTTTGGAGTTTTACAGGAATGGTCATATTTAATATGTGCGCATTTTCTTGCAATCTCAGCATGGTGCTTTGATCTATAACAAACGTAGTATTAGGATGTTGCGTAATACTGTTTGTTGTGAGAATCACACCTGAATTTAAATTTAGAGAGCCTCCTGCTAATATAATATCTTGAGCAATCCTAGACATATTCGTAGAAATTAAGGACGAGCATGACGCTACACAGTCTTTCGCAGAAAGGACAACGCTGCCTTTATGCGTTGTCCCATCGGTAAGTTGGTTAATAAGTAGGGGAACTGTAGAGGCATTTGTAGAGGTAATCGCATCGTAGAAGGTGACAGACCTCCCTTCTTTTGCTGTTATGTAGCTGATATAAGCATCATTTTCTAAATGGATGGCATTTTTCTCGAAATGTCTCCCTCTAGATGTGAGATTTCCTGAAAAGGTAATATCCCCATCTTCTGCAAATAGAGATAACTCTCCATCTTTAGCGATGGCGATAGCTCCGCCCCCAGGTCGAGAATTTACATCTCCTGAAGACATGTTATTAGTAAAGAGGGTAGGACCCGCGGCTATTATACGCAGGTGTTGTGTATAGATCGCTCCCCCACCATTTACGGATGTATTATTAGAGAATGTTACTTTTCTGTTGCGTGAAAATGTTAGTGAGGAGTTGCGTGCTGATCCAGGAGATGGCATACAGCATATAGCGCCACCTTTATCTGAAGAGTAACATCCATCAAAGAGCAACTCCTTATTTGTTCGAAACATTAAGGTGCCTTTAGAGACTACGATACTTTTCCCTTTTCTTGAGCTTACAGGCTCTAAGAACTGTAGTTTGGAAAAGCAGGACATAGAAAGGAAAGTTTCCGAGGAATTTAAAATGGCTTTTCCTTCAACGGCTGTAGTGATGTTATTGAAGGTCAAGCTACGATTGTTTCCGTTAAATATAAGATTCCCTTTTGTATTTTTAAAACAGCTACTGTTTCTAGGATTTGTAGCCGCGACATTTTGTATTACAATATCGTTGGAGAGAATGTAGTTCGTTCCTTCATCACTATCAGAAGTTTTCGTAGGGAAAGCTGCGTTATTTATGCCGTCAAAATTATCGGTTGCGGTGAGTGTTTTTAACACAGCAGCATATGCTGGTGAAAAACACAAACAAGACAGAGCACAGCAGCAAAAAATCCATGGATTCGGTCTTTGCGTCATAGAGTATTTCAAAAGTATGTTTTCAGAATGTTTTTTTTGCTTGGGGGAGGGGAGGGAGAAAAAGCCTTTCCTTGTATAAGAAAGTTATGGAAATTAATCAAGATCAATAAGGGGCGTTTTCCTGAAGGTGTTTACACCTAAGGATTAGAGAAAAATAGATTTTTCATACAATCGCTCTTGTTGTATTTTGACGATCACTATCATGCATAGGTTGTGGGGAGTTTATGAGGAGGCGTGTTTGGGGGAAGTCCCCCTGCTCTTAAAGAGCAGGGAGTGAGGGAAATCTAGAAATGTATTTTCGCACCAAAATCATAGTTATAGCTATGAGATGAGGAGCGTAGTTCACAGTTACCTTCTGCGAAAACTTCAATATTCGATCTAACGGCAAATCTTCCAGAACCTTGAACAACTATAGCTTTGGTGGCTAGGTTATTGGCGTGTGTAGTCCAAGGGGCTAAGCCTCCAATGAGAAATAGTGTCATAGTTTCAGGATCGATACGAAATACATCATGAACATACATAGCAGATAGATCATAGGCAAATAGTTCTCTAGGACATACACCATGGATTTTAATCCCTAAGGGGAGAGCAAGATTCGCTAGATAGGTACTTGAGAATAAGCAACGACGAAGTCCTTCTTCAGAGAATTTCCTTTGTTCAGAATATACCCCTTGGAGTTTAACAAATGGAGAGACGTTTTTCAGTATGGAGGGGCATTTGCTTAATGTGTAGACAAATGTGGATCCTAATTCTGCAGCTAAGGAGTAGTTAGACCACATTCCTGTTGTTTTCGTTGTATCTTCATGATGTATAGTCAGGTGGTTATTGCTGTGGCTATAGCTTAGCTGAGCATTGACAATAACGGGGATAGATGGCGATGCTTGAAGTTCAGGAGGGCAATTTTTAGATCCCCCACAAAGGAAGCGCAGCATAGGTAATGAGCCTACGTGATGAGCATAAAAAGATCCTGAAAGTGTTTGATGGTCTACATGACCATTAGCATGGTCTCTATCCTTACCAAAGAGTTGGGAAAAAGCCGCAGAAAATACATTTTCTGACAACGTATGTTTATTCATACCAATGGCATAGCCGGCATTATGATGTTGGAAAACATAGTTTTCAGCAGGGCTATTGGAATAGAGGTAATTTTTAATTCCCGCAGCCCAGAAGCCTTCAGAGCATAGAGAATTGACAGCTAGGGATTCTACAGTTCTTTCTAAATTACGGATATCTGAGAAATTTCCCCATAGAGTGTTGACTACTAAAGGCGTGGTAATTTCTTGAGAACCTCCAAAAGGAATGTATCCTGTAGGTCTCCAATGTACAGTTGCTGTTTTCGTTCCGAGAGTTGTCACTCCTGCATTTGTAGATCCTGGAACCGTTTTCCAATCTATGGACCATTTCCCTTGGTACCCACTATGGGAATCAAGATTTTTCCTAACCGCTTGGGGGATATCTACTAAGGAGATTTTTGTGATGTCTTTATCAGCAAGTTGTAGGAATTCT
The Chlamydia caviae GPIC genome window above contains:
- a CDS encoding polymorphic outer membrane protein middle domain-containing protein codes for the protein MKASLRKFLISTTLTLPYSFQAFSLEVVVPNGTYDGNLRETFPYTITSNPEGTTAILSGNLNLLNLDNSMVATPSSCFFNSAGSMTIVGRNHNLTFTNLRTSANGAALSSIPTTTPESFPYTIKGVNTLSFSNCLALMARTTTAPNTTTPVNPNGGAFYSKAPVFLENIQNVLFKNNRAADSGGGLWVETAGISNIKKSMQFLSNVGANGGAINASKSLDVTQCPSILFRSNSAEKLGGAIQAVDPATTNQVNTAVRFSENGSVQFDANNAKSGGAIYSKGNVDFSNNAQLLIQNNSASPEVANTNEVLGQGGAIFCVQQTPTQPPPPPPPTTNPVFSGLTITNQKDILFANNFAATAGGAIYGEKVSITSSGKTMFTNNIAKDGGAIYIPENGELTLSADYGDMIFYENLKKDDATVTRNAVTLAKGATIKLLAASGDHKLCFYDPIVTTLPETAPTNDKTLTINQDKTSSTPFTNYIGTLLFSGAYVDSQSASTTANFESTIYQKVILGGGKLVLADKASLSVASFTQETDSILLMDNGTTLAITEHSHQTPAAGGGGGGGGTPTQEANTDGVISLTNLHVNISSLTEQGEGAKLETKNTDGTITLTGHVSLDDVSGTAYENHDLFNKDTVTINLLSLSTAGDSKTTINGLDLTLRGDAEPQYGYQGSWQLAWENGADANKQKILKATWTKTGFTPNPERQASLVPNSLWGAFIDLRSMNALATASCDGFGYGKGLWVAGISNIFHHDRNSVSHGFRRISGGYVIGANSQTVTDSVFGVAFSQIFAKSKDYVVSSAKSQAIAGSAYLSVKRQLSNTIFSSFAARINYSHTNEDMKTRYTFIPEKDGNWDNNCWLGEIGGSLPIVLQITKLHLNQIIPFMNVQLGYAEHGSFKEKLAEARSFCSSRLINLAVPVGFKIDRRSHSHPDFYSLAISYIPDVWRRNPGCNTLLLANGVRWKTPATNLNRHGLLMQGSTHTAVLSNIEIFSHGSCELRSSSRNYNINVGSKIRF
- a CDS encoding polymorphic outer membrane protein middle domain-containing protein, with translation MTQRPNPWIFCCCALSCLCFSPAYAAVLKTLTATDNFDGINNAAFPTKTSDSDEGTNYILSNDIVIQNVAATNPRNSSCFKNTKGNLIFNGNNRSLTFNNITTAVEGKAILNSSETFLSMSCFSKLQFLEPVSSRKGKSIVVSKGTLMFRTNKELLFDGCYSSDKGGAICCMPSPGSARNSSLTFSRNRKVTFSNNTSVNGGGAIYTQHLRIIAAGPTLFTNNMSSGDVNSRPGGGAIAIAKDGELSLFAEDGDITFSGNLTSRGRHFEKNAIHLENDAYISYITAKEGRSVTFYDAITSTNASTVPLLINQLTDGTTHKGSVVLSAKDCVASCSSLISTNMSRIAQDIILAGGSLNLNSGVILTTNSITQHPNTTFVIDQSTMLRLQENAHILNMTIPVKLQTLVLRPKESKRKYNSLSSRQPGQIILLSQDKIFSLSGSINIDFEDEDFYENLELANPVKVPLIHIEARELEDIRIKIDHLHVPTNPYGYQGSWDLQWLDTPSQQISTRLANNAEKTAQLIWTPKHYRPRLIDTQGNSLVPNSLWNAFVDIRGIHNLMDTVSDGSLYHNGLWAAEVSNYFHKDHHKDNRGFRHTSGGYALGLSQQTPSKDIFSLGFFQMFGVSKDASLAKNHEHILAGSVYAQHSIPVQPILNWSLGNLWVRPEFLSKISSDIPLILNIQATYSHSKNKLTISRKSSEITHGYWNTHCIGAELGSSLSFDFYEEHNIFHHILPFMNLQGVYAYQRKFKEEGEKKHEITSSKLGNISLPVGIRLEGHTSQWPIFYATSVAFIADLYRQNPCSTITATYEPFAIWETSGTNLERQALAAQLSMHCAILENITLFSKCCAEIRKSSQYYSGDIGSQFLF